One genomic segment of Pandoraea sputorum includes these proteins:
- a CDS encoding FmdB family zinc ribbon protein — protein MPIYDFECGRCGTFAVMRRIADRDDPCHCPECGGEGSRVISAPALALMGNASRSAHATNERAANAPRQSGDASTLRHRAGCSCCSGGKVALAGTAASEGFKRPAGRPWMISH, from the coding sequence ATGCCGATATACGACTTCGAATGTGGGCGCTGCGGGACGTTTGCGGTGATGCGACGGATTGCAGATCGTGATGACCCGTGTCATTGCCCTGAGTGTGGAGGGGAAGGGTCGAGAGTTATATCCGCGCCAGCGTTGGCGTTGATGGGGAATGCAAGCCGTTCCGCGCATGCGACGAATGAACGCGCTGCGAATGCACCACGGCAATCCGGAGATGCGTCGACGCTGAGGCATCGGGCGGGATGTAGCTGCTGCTCGGGAGGGAAGGTTGCTCTCGCAGGGACAGCGGCCTCAGAAGGGTTTAAACGTCCCGCAGGCAGGCCGTGGATGATCAGTCATTAG
- the fmdA gene encoding formamidase: MAETLIKVDLNQSAYENEQVHNRWHPDIPMACWVKPGDDFILETYDWTGGFIKNNDSADDVRDIDLSIVHFLSGPVGVKGAAPGDLLVVDLLDIGAKADSQWGFNGFFSKTNGGGFLTDHFPHAQKSIWDFHGLYTSSRHIPGVNFAGLIHPGLIGCLPDPKLLETWNARETGLIAKEPQRVPPLANPPFAATAHMGKLSGAAREKAAASGARTVPPREHGGNCDIKDLSRGSKIFFPVYVDGAGLSVGDLHFSQGDGEITFCGAIEMAGWVHMRVNVIKGGMEKYGIRNPVFQPSPITPTYNDYLIFEGISVDEHGGQHYLDVTVAYRQACLNAIEYLKKFGYSGAQAYSILGCAPVQGHISGVVDIPNACATLWLPTQIFDFDIRPNADGPAKHVKGGVEMPCSPDLAKS, from the coding sequence ATGGCAGAAACTCTCATCAAGGTCGACCTGAACCAATCCGCCTACGAAAACGAACAAGTCCACAACCGTTGGCATCCGGACATTCCGATGGCTTGCTGGGTCAAACCCGGCGACGACTTCATTCTCGAAACCTACGACTGGACCGGCGGCTTCATCAAGAACAATGACAGCGCGGACGACGTTCGCGACATCGATCTTTCCATCGTCCATTTCTTGTCAGGTCCTGTCGGTGTGAAGGGCGCGGCGCCGGGCGACCTGCTTGTGGTGGATCTGTTGGACATCGGCGCGAAAGCGGATAGTCAGTGGGGATTCAACGGCTTCTTCTCGAAGACGAACGGTGGGGGATTTCTGACGGATCACTTTCCGCACGCGCAGAAATCGATCTGGGATTTTCACGGCCTGTACACGAGTTCGCGCCACATTCCGGGCGTGAATTTCGCGGGGCTGATTCATCCCGGACTGATCGGTTGTTTGCCGGATCCGAAGTTGCTTGAAACGTGGAATGCGCGTGAAACCGGTTTGATCGCGAAGGAACCGCAGCGAGTGCCGCCGCTCGCGAATCCGCCGTTTGCGGCGACCGCGCATATGGGGAAATTGTCGGGGGCTGCCAGGGAGAAGGCGGCGGCGTCCGGTGCGCGAACAGTCCCCCCGCGCGAGCATGGCGGTAACTGCGACATCAAAGATTTGTCACGCGGTTCGAAGATTTTCTTCCCGGTTTATGTGGATGGCGCTGGGCTGTCTGTTGGCGACCTTCACTTCAGTCAGGGCGATGGAGAGATCACGTTCTGCGGCGCGATTGAAATGGCTGGCTGGGTGCACATGCGCGTGAACGTGATCAAGGGCGGAATGGAGAAGTACGGCATTCGCAATCCGGTGTTCCAACCGAGTCCGATCACACCGACGTACAACGACTACCTGATCTTTGAAGGCATCTCGGTCGACGAACACGGGGGGCAGCACTATCTGGATGTAACGGTCGCCTATCGCCAGGCGTGTCTGAACGCCATCGAGTATCTGAAGAAGTTCGGCTATTCGGGTGCGCAGGCCTATTCGATTCTGGGATGCGCGCCGGTGCAGGGGCATATCAGTGGTGTCGTCGATATTCCGAATGCCTGCGCAACGCTCTGGCTGCCTACGCAGATCTTCGACTTCGATATCCGCCCGAACGCCGATGGCCCGGCGAAGCATGTGAAGGGCGGCGTCGAAATGCCGTGTTCGCCAGATTTGGCGAAGTCCTGA